From the genome of Ornithobacterium rhinotracheale, one region includes:
- a CDS encoding IS982 family transposase, with protein sequence MINYHKITDIFCIVDDFCNDFEKFTQPFTLGKSPKKKPKMSNAEVITIMILFHLSGFRTFKHFYIYYVQKHMQQEFPQTVSYNRFTELMQSNIMALTMFAKTCALGSCTGISFVDSTPIRVCGNKRIKRNKVFKDLATTGKSTMGWFHGFKLHLVINDKGEILSFCVTQANVDDREPLKNEGFLKQIFGKLFGDKGYISEKLNQLLFVDGIQLITNIRNNMKNSLMTMSDKILLRKRSIIETVNDELKNICQIEHSRHRSIGNFMTNLVAGIIAYHFLPKKPSLKYESLKTNQLAMFY encoded by the coding sequence ATGATTAATTACCACAAAATTACGGATATTTTTTGTATTGTTGATGACTTTTGTAATGATTTTGAAAAATTCACTCAGCCTTTTACTCTCGGAAAGTCTCCCAAAAAGAAGCCCAAAATGAGTAACGCTGAAGTAATCACCATAATGATTCTTTTTCATCTAAGTGGCTTTAGAACTTTTAAGCATTTTTACATTTACTATGTTCAAAAGCATATGCAACAGGAATTTCCTCAAACGGTCTCTTATAACCGATTCACAGAACTTATGCAATCCAATATCATGGCTCTTACCATGTTTGCAAAAACCTGTGCTTTAGGAAGTTGTACAGGGATTTCTTTTGTGGATAGTACGCCAATAAGAGTATGTGGAAACAAAAGAATTAAACGCAACAAAGTATTCAAAGACCTAGCTACAACGGGGAAATCTACTATGGGTTGGTTTCATGGATTTAAACTCCATTTGGTCATTAATGATAAAGGCGAGATATTGAGTTTTTGCGTAACGCAGGCGAATGTAGACGATAGAGAACCACTGAAAAATGAAGGTTTTTTGAAGCAAATTTTTGGTAAACTGTTTGGGGACAAAGGTTACATCTCCGAAAAGTTGAATCAATTACTCTTTGTGGATGGTATTCAACTGATTACCAACATCCGAAACAACATGAAAAACTCTCTTATGACTATGTCTGACAAAATTTTGCTTAGAAAACGCTCCATCATAGAGACGGTGAATGACGAGCTAAAAAACATTTGCCAAATTGAGCACTCCAGACATCGTTCAATAGGAAATTTTATGACCAACTTAGTGGCAGGGATTATTGCCTATCACTTTCTTCCTAAAAAACCATCATTAAAATATGAATCTCTGAAAACTAATCAATTAGCTATGTTTTATTAA